GGCCTTGTTGTTCAGCGTGGCGATGTGCAGGTCCGGGTTGTGGACCTCCACGCCCGCCGGCGGCGCGATGTCGGCCGCGGTCACCTCGCCCGGGCCCTGCTTGCGCAGGTACATGACGACGGGCTCGTCGTGCTCCGAGGAGACGACGAGCTCCTTGAGGTTCAGGATGATGTCGGTGACGTCCTCCTTCACCCCGGGCACGGTCGAGAACTCGTGCAGGACGCCCTCGATCCGGATGCTGGTGACGGCCGCACCGGGAATGGAGGAGAGCAGGGTACGGCGAAGCGAGTTGCCGATCGTGTAGCCGAAGCCCGGCTCCAGCGGCTCGATGGTGAACCGCGACCGGTACTCGTCGACCTGCTCTTCGGTGAGAGTCGGACGCTGAGCGATGAGCATGGTGGTGCCTTCTTTCCGCGGTGCCCGCTATTTGACTACCGCGTTCTGGATTCTTCCCCGATCCGCCGGGACCCCAACAGGGGCCCCGGCGGGCGTTGAGCCCCTACTTGGAGTAGAGCTCGACGATCAGCTGCTCCTGGACGGGAGCGTCGATCTGCTGCCGGACGGGCAGCGAGTGCACGAGGATCCGCATCTTCTCGCCGTCGACCCCGAGCCACGCCGGAACCTGGCGGTCGCCGACCTCGGCCTTGGCGACCTGGAACGGCGTCATCTCCAGCGACTTGGGCTTCACGTCGACGATGTCGGCCTCGCCGACCAGGGCCGACGGGATGTTGACCTTCTTGCCGTTGACCCGGATGTGGCCGTGCCGGATGAGCTGGCGGGCCATGTCGCGGGACTTGGCGAAGCCTGCCCGGTAGACGACGTTGTCGAGCCGGCGCTCCAGCAGCATGAGCAGGTTGTCACCCGTCTTGCCCTGCTGGCGGGTCGCCTCGACGTAGTAGTTGTGGAACTGCCGCTCCAGCACGCCGTAGATGCGCCGCGCCTTCTGCTTCTCGCGGAGCTGGAGCAGGTACTCGGTCTCCTTCGGCCGACCGCGACCGTGCTCACCCGGCGGGTAGGGACGGATCTCGATCGGGCACTTCGGGCCCTCGCACTTGCTGCCCTTGAGGAACAGCTTCATCTTCTCGCGGCGGCAGAGCTTGCAGTCCGCACCGGTGTAACGAGCCATTGTTCTAGATCTCCCCTGCTCAGACCCGGCGACGCTTCGGCGGGCGGCAGCCGTTGTGCGGAACGGGCGTGACGTCCTGGATCGAGCCCACCTCGAGGCCGGTGGCCTGCAGCGACCGGATGGCGGTCTCGCGGCCCGAGCCCGGGCCCTTCACGAAGACGTCGACCTTGCGCATGCCGTGCTCCATCGCGCGCCGGGCGGCGGCCTCGGCGGCCTGCTGCGCGGCGAACGGGGTGGACTTGCGCGAGCCCTTGAACCCGACGTGGCCCGAGGAGGCCCAGGAGATCACGTTGCCGTTGGGGTCGGTGATCGAAACGATCGTGTTGTTGAACGTGCTCTTGATGTGGGCGTGCCCGTGAGCGACGTTCTTCTTTTCCTTGCGGCGCACCTTCTTGGCGCCGACACGGCTCTTAGGAGGCATGTGCTCTCTCTACTCTTGAGGTCATCGATCCGGAGGACCGACTCCGGACTACTTCTTGCCGGCCTTCTTCTTGCCGGCCACGGTCTTCTTCTTGCCCTTGCGGGTGCGCGCGTTGGTCTGCGTGCGCTGACCGTGCACCGGAAGCCCGCGACGGTGCCGGATGCCCTGGTAGCACCCGATCTCGATCTTGCGGCGGATGTCCGCCTGGACCTCGCGGCGAAGATCACCCTCGATCTTGTAGTTCGCCTCGATCCAGTCGCGGAGCTTGACCAGCTCGTCATCGCCGAGCTGGTGCACGCGCAGGTCGCCGCTGATGCCGGTACCCGAGAGGGTCTCCAGCGCCCGCGTCCGGCCGATGCCGAAGATGTAGGTGAGAGCGACCTCGAGGCGCTTGTCGCGCGGGAGGTCGACGCCGAGGAGGCGTGCCATAGTGGGCAGTTCCCTTCATTCGTCCGGAGGTATGGACGCACCGCCTCCGCGTACACCCTGCCCGGGTGGCGGCCCCGGCCTCCGGAGGTCCGGGGGTGCCCCTCCACACGACACTGCCGTACGGCCGGATCCCGGAGTTCCCGGACCCGGCGCGTACGGCCGTGTGAAGGCTGCGGTGCGCTTGCTGGGTTGTGAGCGTCAGCCCTGACGCTGCTTGTGGCGCGGGTCGGAGCAGATGACCATGACCCGGCCGTGCCGGCGGATGACGCGGCACTTGTTGCAGATCTTCTTGACGCTCGGCTTGACCTTCACTGGGTCTCCTAGAGATAAGGGTCACCCCCGCGCCGCCACGCACGGGGAAGGCAACCCCAGTGGGATTTACTTGTAGCGGTAGACGATCCGACCGCGCGTGAGGTCGTAGGGGCTCAGCTCCACAACAACGCGGTCGTCCGGCAGGATTCGGATGTAGTGCATCCGCATCTTGCCGCTGATGTGGGCGAGCACCTTGTGCCCGTTGTCGAGCTCCACCTTGAACATGGCGTTCGGCAGCGACTCGATGACGGTGCCCTCGATCTCGATGGCCCCTTCTTTCTTGGGCATGTCCTCCGCGCTTCGCTGATCGGCTCATTGGACGCGGCCCGGCTCTCCAGAGGAGAATCGGCCGCGACCCGCACCGCGGCGCTGATGCGCCGGGAAGGGGAATCGAGCGGCCATCGACGGACCGACAAGGGAGTCTACGTCAACCGGCCGTCCAATGCGAAATCGACGCATGATACGTGTCCGGAGACTGCTCCCGAGTCAAGCATACATCGCCTGCGCGTTGTACCTTTCCAGGAGAGCGACGTACGAGGAGGGTCAGCATGCCGAGCTATGACTTCGCGCTGATCCTCAGCCGTCCCCTCTACGAGGACGAGCTCGACCCGCTGTTCGACCGCACCCACGGCGCGGTCACCGTGTCGATCATCAGCGAGCCGCAGCACGCCGACCGTCCTCCAGCCCCCGCCCACCGCCATCCGGACGACGAGCTCCGCTCCGCGGACCGCCGCGGAAACGCCTCGTGCACCTGGCCCGGCGCCACCCTCGCCGCAGCGATCATGGAGGTGGTCGGGCACGTCGAGGAGAGCGCGCCCGGCCTGCACGTCCTGCAGGTGGAGGCCGACCCGCTGCTGACCATCCGCGACATCGCCGAGCGGGTCGGCCGGTCCCTGGACTCGGTCCGGCACGCGATCACGGGGGCGCGCGGCGCCACCGGGTTCCCCTCCTCGGAGATGTCCACCGCCGGTCACCGGCTGTGGCGGTGGTCCAAGGTCGCCGCCTGGTACGGGCTGGACGACCCCCAGCTCATCGAGGCCAAGCCGACCGTCCAGGCCATCAACGGCTGGCTCGCCCTGCGCGACGTCGTCCCCGACATCG
The sequence above is a segment of the Actinomadura coerulea genome. Coding sequences within it:
- the rpsD gene encoding 30S ribosomal protein S4, translated to MARYTGADCKLCRREKMKLFLKGSKCEGPKCPIEIRPYPPGEHGRGRPKETEYLLQLREKQKARRIYGVLERQFHNYYVEATRQQGKTGDNLLMLLERRLDNVVYRAGFAKSRDMARQLIRHGHIRVNGKKVNIPSALVGEADIVDVKPKSLEMTPFQVAKAEVGDRQVPAWLGVDGEKMRILVHSLPVRQQIDAPVQEQLIVELYSK
- the rpsK gene encoding 30S ribosomal protein S11; protein product: MPPKSRVGAKKVRRKEKKNVAHGHAHIKSTFNNTIVSITDPNGNVISWASSGHVGFKGSRKSTPFAAQQAAEAAARRAMEHGMRKVDVFVKGPGSGRETAIRSLQATGLEVGSIQDVTPVPHNGCRPPKRRRV
- the rpsM gene encoding 30S ribosomal protein S13; this encodes MARLLGVDLPRDKRLEVALTYIFGIGRTRALETLSGTGISGDLRVHQLGDDELVKLRDWIEANYKIEGDLRREVQADIRRKIEIGCYQGIRHRRGLPVHGQRTQTNARTRKGKKKTVAGKKKAGKK
- the rpmJ gene encoding 50S ribosomal protein L36 — translated: MKVKPSVKKICNKCRVIRRHGRVMVICSDPRHKQRQG
- the infA gene encoding translation initiation factor IF-1; amino-acid sequence: MPKKEGAIEIEGTVIESLPNAMFKVELDNGHKVLAHISGKMRMHYIRILPDDRVVVELSPYDLTRGRIVYRYK